From the Lathyrus oleraceus cultivar Zhongwan6 chromosome 3, CAAS_Psat_ZW6_1.0, whole genome shotgun sequence genome, the window CCTCTTTAAATAACTTTCAAAATCATAAAGGAGATCATGAAGATCATCAAATCCGATAGGATTTTCTTTGGTTCTTAGAGAAGCAGTCACTTCACGATACTCAGAGCCAATGCCATTCAAAGTGTGGATGACAAGGTCCACATCGTCCACCGGGGAGTTGATGATGGCTAATTCATCAGATAAAGCCTTGATACCATGGAGGTATTGAGAAATAAATTGTGATCCTTTTGTGAATCGAGATAGTCTCTCTTTTAGGTGCATAATTCTTGCACGAGTTTTGCTCACAAACATCTTAGTGAGAATGTCCCAAGCTTGTTTGGAGGTCTTGACATTCCCCAACATGTTAATGATACTTGTATGCTGGATCAGTTTGGGCTGGAATGGCAGTGGTGCCATCAACGTAGCCAATGAGATCATACCCTACAAGGAGTGCGTTGAACTGTACATGTCAAGCAGGAAAATTGTTGTTGCTCAGTTTCACTGATAAGTGGGTGTTTAGGACAATAATAGAGTTGGCATTTGGGGTAATTAAAATTTCAGATGTTGTTGAGGAAGGCATGGTGAGATTCTGGATCGATTTTACTGTAAAGCTTAGTAAACTACTGATACCATATAAGTGAATGTATTTCTGAATGAATGTTTTACAGAGATATACATCAGTATATATACATATATTACATAGTGAGAATTGAATAGGAAATATTTGAAATAAGCCTAAACTTTATCTAGCTAGCTGTTATTGTTTGACAAAGTTATATGCCTGTAAATGCTAATAATAATCAAATAACTCTCCTTTAATATTTGATGACCAAATCAAATATTCTTTTATTACTTGACTATTCAATTTGATTTTGTTGGTCCATTAACTCGTACctattgtagcggggtattcgttaccattagagatattgactaaatccaaggtaaatcatacaaagtcgagtcgccaccgcacttctatttatccaaaggaatggttagaaagcgaacaaaaacctaatagttttaacaaaaactagtaaaagaaacagagatctgggtaagggggttggttatgcaatgggaaggtgttaggcacccaaaacatcctaggtactcctagggagcccttttcacacttgtgaaggttgttgttttgtgaaaattttatttgtgcaaacatgattgaagagatgagaagaggatgtacaagttatttacatttttgtgtttggatggataaacccattgcctatgtaccatcttgtaaaaagattaggatcaaaaccccgtagttcggggtagaaatctcaaaaatgagttggtgaattgattggtccaaaagccttaaggtcttttattatcaaagggagaaaactcaaccaaaccacaaatccaccatgtgaggatagcttcaacatgctagtgaggggttaaccctataataaacatggaagactcattgtccatcactaaggatataggtgagtattacatctaccacaaggataactcaaacctaatagctaaaggttatgaaagattttgattaagaaagtggccattggaaccacaaaagacatttgaatgggttatatttaccaattagaagtatatacaaaaatggtcaaagttgacttaaaagttcaattcaaaataagtgttatgaaaagaaagtttgaaaatcaaaagcataaggcttaggtttctaatgtttaaaaataatggttaaatgtttgcacaaagagttttggcttgggttagagtggagggaagaagaagaagggctaaagtcctaaggaaaataaaagatgagggataaagaaataaaaccacaatggagttcctctcttgagatcatattgatgatccaagtagctcccatcctttggaataagcaaccacaaagcaaatatttcaagcaaacaaacacaaggccatgcttccaagaatcctccaatggcttttgtatttctcactttggatgctcatggtaatggtcctccaattaagctcaaatggaaactcctagcacaaaagcacacacatcaaaagtttcatggagtaaaacaagaatggacaagagtgagtttagagatttggtccttctaatccatcttcaacattaatatcctttactccaattttgcataaggaaagtcctagaatccaattctccatttctttgcatagggaaagtcctagaaactaagtccatttctttgcattttggttcacaacaatcaaaacaagacacaagcataatagtatatacacaatcatgtgctcaagtgagcaaaaggcaaatggcattaacataaacatgtgctcaaatgagcaaagagaaaagcaaatggataatatgtgcaagaattgtaaattgcataaaaataaattgcataaagtaaatgttaattgtcaatagttagtgttagtagttagtgtgccataaggaaaatttagcgctatgttaagcaatcgtaattggacttatgtagaaatcataattatctgaggtcggtcaataataatgtaggcaacaaacacaagttaggagtcttgattagtgaaccaagtcccaacaacttgccatgccaaaaagaaaatgagaaatgatcttgtattggtttaagccttttgcatgatttaaaagacaacctatccttaatgcaaagccattcacttgatcaattgatcaagatgaattagatttgaatcaaggaaggttaaatctccctaatcaatactaacttatcaacctttaactcattgatcaaaaagaaaagaagaagaagaaagagatgaataatagaaatggaaatgacaaaatggtaaaagaaataaatgcattaaatgaaacgtcatgtaccaatcctcatatgttgaccaataacattgaaagtcaaagtcaaacaaccaaaaacagaagtgagatgatgattggaagtcaagaaatgaataaactatttttggcattttttaatataagaaataaacttgaattaaaataaatggaaaggtcaaacttcaaaatcacttcaaatcaaccttgaaaggtccaagtgatttatcctaagtccaacaaggtcaaacaaagtttgacaaaaaatttcagcatttttaaaagtcagaaactatttttaatcaattaaaaatgaataaaaataacctaattgaactaaaatctcaaataaatctcaaatcaattcaaaaattgatgagaatatttttcatatatccatcatcattcaaataggttaggaaaatatttttgcattttttgaatatcaaaaactatttaaaatgaattaaaaataaccagaaaagagaaaattcacaaaaaatatcaaatgacaaaataaaaaaataaaaaaatcagaaatagaaactagaatttatttgggaactaatgcaattggtcccataatttttggataaaaaatgaaagagatattgattttatgaaaataattggaattaaagaaaataaaaggaaaataaaacagaaaatagaaattgtaaaaagcgtggaccgtctgatctaagctcattaattgagctggcaaatcaagAGGCCACaaagcgcgcgcctaccatggatccaagtcaatgcgtgcacatgtgaaacaatatgaagtcataacaagcaagggacgagattcaatctgggaaatagatccaatggccagggtttgatctggagatgatgaagccaccggagccaccgtcttctccggtgagctccaggattccggccaaattgcagaaattaaataggcaaccaaaacgtgcgatctatacatcaatagaaagctgggatgatgtacatcatccctataccatccattttccttctagatctctataatgtgagaaatcagagctggaaaAATCTGGTtttcatcatgaacttaatgaattgcaaaaatcaaaagcataaacatgatgcctctattgagaggacttcagccaacacaaaaccACAACCAATAGCTCAAAGGATTAGGAGAATAAAAaaaaataccagttggagttcaagtttgagttctggtgatttgagcttgaaaccttgcttgctttatcaaaacataagttcaatgaagtgtatggtgaaggtctagaagcactagatctgagaattcaaccagatgaagttgaatttcaaatctgaaaaaaatgagaaaagtgagattgcttctttagtgatggttagggaaatATTTCTGCAGCATTTTTGGTTGAGATTGGCGTGTCAAATGAGTGAGCATGGCAAGGTATTTATAGCTGGAGCTGATGCCAAAATGAgaagaaactcgtgtgcatgaagctttgggtcctccatgcatgggcctgtacaggcgcatgtgaggctCAAAAGCTGATGGATTTGCAAGCTGATAGCACAATGAATTGATTTGGTCGTGTAATTTGCCTTGCAATAGCTTGCATTTCAAGATTCATGTGAATTCTCCATTTGCACCTAAAcaatcatctcttcgaaagtgccatttagaaaatccaagcataggcatatgggtaatgattggaaaggtctttgtatgaggaacaattgttatgttggacaaaaactcatttggagtggggaaatttatgaaatttgagtttaaagtgtgatgtgcaaaacatgtcaatgcaaggtttctaattttggccaactttcaagcccctctgttttgatgatgaaagcttgaaatggaaaaacctccaacatcaaagttgtagttCTTTTTAAGACAATCAAAATAGACTTAAATTTTGTatcatttagatttttgatgaaagagttatgggcacttgaagttggactttttttacttttaatgcatttggtcaaaaaggacctataatgtcttgcattatcacatgtatttactttgagattttgaaatttttttcaacataacatttgaagtatacatcttaagctttccagtgcatttgattccacctcaaaatcataaaaaatgaatgagttatgtccttgggaagttgacccaaaattagggtttcaatcaaaatgacctataatgtattggaagGGAAGATGGTTttcaaagcttcaaatcaaattttgatgaacatgaaagttgttcatattgtccttaagaacattttttcttttggaaccatctccatttgaccaacacatcaaaagttaggtctcagtgcatttcaaaatagtcagatgaattgactgatcaacttctcaagtccatgcctcatatcttgatgaattgatgattgaggatactcaaataagttcaaatatgcatgaaatgaagagttaaggaacttcccttgattgtatttgatcatggactgaggttgcttcatgagcaaggcattgtggtgcacagatggattagggtttccttgaagaacaagacctcaaaaacctttgacttgctttgatcaaaatgatgaattgagatgctagggaggcatatttgatggatgagagctttggggaccattaccatgctggctatcatctcttcttgaccatgtctttgtaccaatgatctcctagaagctttggactttgtgattgctcaagctacaaataaaagatgttagtgacatatttttgtgcttttggttagtaaacaaaaatgagaaaagcaatgatatacaattcaagcatgcttggtgacctcaaaccatctcacagaaggtcccacccaaaggcaaaggggatcaagatgctaatgatccttgaggcaatgcaaatgcaatgttatgatgccatgagggatcttagggataaaattgggatCTTACACCTATTACCAACattcataataaaaaataaatatatcaattataaaatatcatatcattttaaaattttaagaacattaattttttttatttaaaattattgTTGAATTATAAAATAAACtaatatttatatttaatatataataatttaatatgttttttaatatatatatatatatatatatatatatatatataatatatatatatatatatatatatatatatatatatatatatatatatatatatatatataatatatatatatatatatatatatatatatatattatatattatatatatataatattatatatatatatatatatatatatatatatattatatatatatattatatatatatatatatatatatatatatatatatatatatatatatatatatatatatatatatatatatatatcataaaATGGAATAGATATTAAGGTGTATATATCCGAATCCATATCAActtattttaataaataattaatttttgGAACTCATCTTTTATTTATTTGACATATTTTAACTCTACGACTATTTTTTGGCGTACTAATTAGGGTTGGGTCCAATTGGCGCACTCTAATGCAATTTCATTATATATGCAATTTAATTTCATATTATTAGTTTACTTAATAAACGGTTCGTCCGTAAATTTAATCGGTTTAATCAATTACAACTAAAATTGTAAATTTCATCGGTTCAATCTTCGATCCGATTTTTAGTAAATGATCAAAATGACCTATTACCTTATCACATTAATTTGATATTTATAAAGatgatttttttataaaaatatttttaaaagtaaaataaaatacTTTTTCTTTACAAAATCTAAAATAATTATGCAACTTATACTAGTATGCTTATGCCATAGCAACTCAATGAAAGGATTTAGAGATGACAATGAGTATAACTTGACTATGATACTATAATACTCATATATATTcacaattaaaaaaaaatctctaTATCCGTTTCAACTCTGTTTCAGAACCCCGTATCTATTACAAGCATtcctaataaaaaataaataaaaattaattataaatattatttacaaattttaagaacattatttaataaaaaaattgttgaaTTATAAAATAAATAGAAATTTATAGAATAATTTaacatattatatatatatatatatatatatatatattatatatatatatatatatatatatatatatgaaacGGATATGAACTAGTAACTTCCActtattttaataaataattaattattgAAATATTTGACCTATTTTTACTCAATATTGGTTATTTTTTAACGCACTAATTAGGGTTGGGTCCAATTTCATTATATAAAAGCATATGGAGGAAACGAAAAAGTTGTCCTCTACCCTCAAAAACCTGCCTTACtaattttaaaataatgaaaCCATTTCAGGTGTTCCTCCACAACGATCTCGTCACAGAAGTTCTTTCGGTTCTTCCGGTGAAATCTCTTATTCGTTTTAAATGTGTTAGTAAGCATTGGAAAACTCTCATCTCCGATCATTCCTTTGTGAAATTGCATCTTAGAAGATCAGAAACACGAAACTTAGTATTAGTAACATGTCACATAATAGCTACCCCTAAAGAGCCTGATCGCAGTATTGTTCCATATCCTATACGTCGTTTACTCGATAACCCTTTGTTCATGCTTTTTGATGATCTTAACTATCATTTGAATTACAAAGGATGTGATTATATAGTTGGTTCATGCAACGGCTTAATTCTTTTGGCCGGTGAACATTTCAATTGCTACTTTAGGAATCAGGATAGGAGTAGAAGTTACTGGCTCTCGGTTTGGAACCCAGCCACCAGGTCAATTTCTAAAAGTTTTGGATATATTCATGAGTTTGGTGAATCTATATATCAAGCTTTCAACTTTGCGTTTGGTTATGATAATTCAAACGAAACTTATAAAGTGGCGGCGTTCCGTTACCTTCCAGATAAAAGCGAGGTGAGAGTTCTTAGTTTAGGTGATAATGTTTGGAGAAATGTTGAATGTTTCAAGGATGTTATTCTTCCGTACAAGTACGTGTATTTGAGTGAAACTATTAACTGGTTGGCCAAGGATATTAGTGTTGAGCAGATTGTTATTATTTCATTTGATTTGACAACAGAGACATTCAAGAAAATGGATGTTCCCGGTGGTTTTAATGGAGTTTTGTCTTGTGAGCCAAAGCCAGTTCTTGCTGTGTTGGGGGGTTGCCTTTGTTTTTCTTATTACTACGAGGAAATGGATTTTGTTATATGGAAGATGAATGAATTTGGAGTTGAAGATTCTTGGACTCTTTTTCTTAAAATGAATGGTCAAAATCTTGGTATAGATTATGACCATAGTAATTATAGATATCCATGGGTGCCGTTGCTTCTGTCGGATGATACACTGATACTGACGAGTAGTAATGAATCTCAGGCAATTCTCTATAATAGGAGAGATAATAGAGTTACTCGAACAAACATTATTGCTAATAGAACCAACTTTTCTTTAGAGTGGGAGGATGCCAAAGTTTATGTTGAAAGCTTAGTTCCAATTTTCTAAAAGTAAGTTTCTAAATAAAATGTGTTTTGTTATGTTTTGATTGTTACTTGTCAATATTGTCATCATTCTTTGTTCTTTTTTTGTTACATCTTTGATTCTTCTAGTTCTCACATAGGTTGGTCAAACTGAGCATGGAGATACCAGATGCAGTAGCTATGCATTCAACAGAAGCTTCGAAATCAACAAAAATATTTTgaacttgcaatttctctttaATGGTTTGTTGCTATAGATCATTAAAAGgattttagttttatttttaatatttgtaTGCTGTGTCTATTGCATATAAACTGATCACTATTAATTAGAATTCTTTCTTTTTCAAATGCCTTACATTTTACCCGTATAATACTACATTGTATATTTAATCAACAGGTGGATGATTTGGTTCAAGTTTAGTTATTTTACAGTGTTCTATAATTGCTTGAGTGAAGTTTTCTATTGATAATTTTCTTTACATGCATTAGACATGTTGGGAACGGTATATTCTATaaatgaaatggtcatgagaAAAACAAAATGAGTAGCGTTCCATGTCATGCTAAATTTTGTTCTCTACTCAAGGAAGTTCGGGCAAGTTATTCATTAAAAGCTTTTGCATTCATTGCGTACAAAGCTGAAAGACAACAATTAAAATCATGCATTAGCCTCAAACCTAACGAAGGGAGTAGTAGTGTTGAGCAGGTAACATTGCCTAAAGTAAATAACCGACGATAGGATTGTTTTGGAAAACTGAAGCGTCTCATATCTGTTCTATCTTTTGGATTCTCATTGTTTTCAACATTTCCAAGGAGAAGCTAATTATTGATTCAAGTGAAATACATTTTGTTATATAGGAAACCCATACAAACACGATGATTATTGATTCTCATTGTTTTCAACATTGTTGAACCAAAACACATACAAACACTTATGTGGATATGCGATGTCTCTCTCACTTATGTGTTGTTCTTAATCCTATGTCGATGCCTAGTCTCATAATCCATCAAATGGTATCATGAGCCTTTAGTTCAAATAAAGAGACTTGTTTACTTCTATCGAAATGTCTGGTGATACTCTTCCTGGTGACCTAATTGTTGGAAATCCCCAAAAACCTATGGAGAAACTCAAccaatcttgatgaacaagattgtaactacccacacaataacaaagaaaagagaagaacaatggagaaagagagagtgtatagaacgatgaaggagaagagtaatataaTTATGCAGAATTTCTCTCTGCCCATAAACTGtagaaaacttcttattcactttgtcactgcaaaatactgtgaattacaagtgttgtgaatactctattcacctttatatgaaaataagggttactccctctatttatagatttaagttaactttgacctcaagccaaagcccaaaactataaaaacccaaaattataaaagcccaaaatagctaacactacttaacacactaggtggttggacactttcttactctgtcgagcaacctgcttcgacacaaggaattataattcaacacaccacctaattcattgtgtctaagctatctacattcatcatagctcttagccTTCTGAACACTTTGACCTGCAGtccctttgtcatgatgtctgtaatctgattctcagttctgcagtgttccacaatcatcttcccatctgctacctgctctcgaagataatggaacctcatctcgatgtgcttgcttcgaccatgtgctatcggattcttcgtcagattgatagctgacatgttgccGATCTTCATGGTAATTACTCCATGATTCTttgttgttatctcttcgaccagattcaccatccatgttgcttggcatgcacaaagagaagcagctatatattctgcttcgcatgaagataatgccactactggctcttttctcgaactccaagcaactggtgcaccacctagcaaAAATACATAACcagctgtggattttcgatcctcagcatcactacaccaacttgagtcggtgtatcccactaatttgcattcttttccttcatcagctgcaggaaacaaaatgccatagtcgagagttccttttagataccttagtatcctctttgccgctgctagatgtgatacctttggcttctgcatgaacctactcacctTACCTACACTATATGCTAAGTCAGACCTTGTGTaacaaaggtatcgaagtgacccaataagtcttctatattgggttggatcgacatcatcttcatctgaatccttcgacagttgtaatttgggctcagttggagtcgaagttgggttgcaatcttgcatctcaaatctcttgagaatttcgcatgcataccttctttggtgcatcatcaaacctctaccactcttgtagaattcgatgcaAAGGAAATATGAAATGCCACCCAGATCTGAaatttcgaattccttgttgagatcacctaAA encodes:
- the LOC127130966 gene encoding F-box/kelch-repeat protein At3g23880 yields the protein MKPFQVFLHNDLVTEVLSVLPVKSLIRFKCVSKHWKTLISDHSFVKLHLRRSETRNLVLVTCHIIATPKEPDRSIVPYPIRRLLDNPLFMLFDDLNYHLNYKGCDYIVGSCNGLILLAGEHFNCYFRNQDRSRSYWLSVWNPATRSISKSFGYIHEFGESIYQAFNFAFGYDNSNETYKVAAFRYLPDKSEVRVLSLGDNVWRNVECFKDVILPYKYVYLSETINWLAKDISVEQIVIISFDLTTETFKKMDVPGGFNGVLSCEPKPVLAVLGGCLCFSYYYEEMDFVIWKMNEFGVEDSWTLFLKMNGQNLGIDYDHSNYRYPWVPLLLSDDTLILTSSNESQAILYNRRDNRVTRTNIIANRTNFSLEWEDAKVYVESLVPIF